The Sphingobacteriales bacterium genome has a segment encoding these proteins:
- a CDS encoding homoserine kinase: MTMRVCAFAPASVGNVTCGFDILGMALQAPGDVVSVSFSNTNEVRIVSLQGDGGKLSRAAAENTGSIAVLAMQKFLREQRGVDIAIEKNMPLGSGMGSSAATAVAAALAYNHLLGTPLSKQELIPFVLEAEAFASGSVHGDNAIPALLGGIVLIRSCEPLDIVCLPAPEQLHYALSHPDLVVLTKTARQLIPQQINMYDTLAQMGNIAAFVDALHRADYTQLASSLHDRLAEPYRTPLIRGFGAVKEAALAAGALHCGISGSGPSVFSLCNDAAIAQRAAEAMQNAFEQTGIDSEIYYGKVNTQGAYILPTPALSDI; this comes from the coding sequence ATGACAATGCGTGTATGTGCTTTTGCTCCGGCATCGGTAGGTAATGTAACTTGCGGTTTTGACATTTTGGGTATGGCTCTGCAAGCTCCGGGTGATGTGGTTTCGGTTTCTTTCAGCAACACCAACGAAGTTCGTATTGTGTCGCTGCAAGGTGATGGCGGCAAGCTCTCGCGGGCGGCGGCAGAAAATACGGGCAGCATCGCTGTGCTGGCAATGCAAAAATTCCTCCGCGAGCAACGCGGCGTGGATATAGCCATAGAAAAAAACATGCCGCTGGGCAGTGGTATGGGCAGCAGTGCCGCCACCGCCGTAGCTGCTGCTTTGGCTTATAATCATTTGCTGGGCACCCCCCTATCAAAACAAGAACTGATACCTTTTGTATTGGAAGCCGAAGCCTTTGCCAGTGGCAGCGTACACGGCGACAACGCCATTCCCGCGCTACTCGGCGGTATTGTGCTGATACGCAGTTGCGAGCCTTTAGATATAGTGTGTCTGCCCGCTCCCGAACAGTTGCATTATGCCCTCTCCCACCCCGATTTGGTGGTGCTGACCAAAACCGCCCGCCAACTCATTCCGCAGCAAATTAATATGTACGATACCCTCGCACAAATGGGAAATATTGCGGCTTTTGTAGATGCTCTCCACCGCGCTGACTACACACAGTTGGCGAGCAGCCTCCACGACCGCCTCGCCGAGCCGTACCGCACACCGCTTATTCGCGGGTTCGGCGCAGTAAAGGAAGCGGCTCTTGCAGCAGGAGCTTTACACTGCGGCATTTCGGGCAGCGGTCCTTCGGTTTTTTCTTTGTGCAATGATGCCGCCATTGCCCAACGCGCCGCCGAAGCAATGCAAAACGCTTTTGAACAAACGGGTATTGACAGCGAAATATATTACGGAAAAGTAAATACGCAGGGGGCGTATATTTTGCCGACTCCCGCCCTATCGGATATTTAG
- the gyrA gene encoding DNA gyrase subunit A — MSEDKIISVNIEDEMKSAYIDYSMSVIVSRALPDVRDGLKPVHRRVLFGMNELSVYHNRPHKKSARIVGEILGKYHPHGDASVYDTMVRMAQDWSLRYTLVDGQGNFGSVDGDSPAAMRYTEARLSRIAEEILSDIDKETVDFTLNFDDSLEEPSVLPSRLPNLLVNGASGIAVGMATNMMPHNLNEIINGIIAYIDNEDISLMELMRHIPAPDFPTGGIILGVGEIAEAYKTGRGRVVLRGKAEIEETANGRSRIVVTEIPYQVNKAQLIQKTAELITDKKIEGISDLRDESDREGMRIVYELKRDAVPSVVLNQLYSFTSLQTSYGINNICLVNGRPRQLSLKELISYFVDFRHEVVMRRTQYELRQALERAHILEGFLVALDDLDEVIELIRRSRTPDEAREALMAKAFNPTESLVLEMMKIEAKDIYYLSEAQAKAILEMRLQRLTGLERDKIRNEYAELLNLISNLKDILEHRHLRTEIIKKELLELKSNYGDARRTEINYEDGEISMEDIIPNEEVAITISHLGYVKRTLLAEYREQNRGGKGSKGSNTREEDFIENIFIAKNHNYLLLFTEKGRCFWMKAYQVPEGTKISKGRAIQNLINLPNDDKVLAYINVESLKEAAYLQSHYIIFCTKNGIIKKTSLEDYSRPRQNGINAIAIREDDRLIECRITDGDSEIFLASSSGKAARFHEEKVREVGRNSIGVKGMEIDSDIESIIGMICIAQADKDKTTVLVVSERGYGKRSEVEEYRLTNRGAKGVKTLNVTEKTGNLIAMKDVTAGDGLMIINKSGLTIRLAVDSISVQGRATQGVRLISLREGDEIASVTRIKRGSDDEEGVNEELSNSEVPPTEANDNNDNTEA; from the coding sequence ATGTCAGAAGATAAAATTATATCGGTCAATATAGAAGACGAAATGAAGTCCGCCTATATTGATTATTCTATGTCTGTAATTGTATCGCGTGCATTGCCCGATGTACGCGATGGCTTGAAGCCGGTGCATCGCCGCGTATTGTTCGGAATGAACGAACTTTCCGTATATCACAACCGCCCGCACAAAAAGTCGGCGCGTATTGTAGGGGAAATTTTGGGTAAATATCACCCACACGGCGATGCCTCCGTATATGATACAATGGTACGTATGGCACAGGACTGGTCTTTGCGCTATACGCTCGTGGACGGACAGGGAAACTTCGGCTCGGTGGATGGCGACAGCCCCGCCGCTATGCGTTATACCGAAGCCCGTCTCAGTCGCATCGCTGAAGAAATTTTATCAGACATAGACAAAGAAACAGTAGATTTTACGCTCAACTTCGACGACTCGCTCGAAGAACCCAGCGTACTCCCTTCGCGCCTCCCCAATTTGTTGGTAAACGGAGCTTCGGGTATCGCCGTAGGTATGGCTACCAATATGATGCCCCATAACCTCAACGAAATTATAAACGGCATCATCGCCTATATTGACAACGAAGATATATCGCTGATGGAATTGATGCGCCATATTCCGGCTCCTGATTTTCCGACCGGCGGCATTATTTTGGGTGTAGGTGAAATAGCAGAGGCTTACAAAACCGGTCGCGGTCGTGTGGTGCTGCGCGGAAAAGCCGAAATTGAAGAAACTGCCAACGGACGCTCGCGCATCGTAGTAACCGAAATTCCGTATCAGGTAAATAAGGCGCAACTCATTCAAAAAACAGCCGAACTCATCACCGACAAAAAAATAGAAGGTATCAGCGACCTGCGTGACGAAAGCGACCGCGAAGGTATGCGCATTGTGTATGAACTAAAACGCGATGCCGTGCCGAGTGTGGTGCTGAACCAACTGTATAGCTTTACTTCGCTGCAAACCTCTTATGGCATCAACAATATATGTTTGGTGAACGGCAGACCGCGTCAGTTGAGTTTGAAGGAACTTATTTCGTATTTCGTGGATTTTCGGCACGAAGTAGTGATGCGCCGCACCCAATACGAATTGCGTCAGGCTCTTGAAAGAGCACATATTTTGGAGGGTTTTTTGGTGGCTTTAGATGATTTAGATGAAGTAATAGAACTGATTCGCCGCTCGCGCACGCCCGACGAAGCCCGCGAAGCTTTGATGGCAAAGGCTTTTAATCCTACCGAATCTTTGGTATTGGAAATGATGAAAATAGAAGCCAAAGACATTTATTATTTGTCGGAAGCCCAAGCCAAAGCGATTTTGGAAATGCGTCTGCAACGCCTCACCGGATTGGAGCGCGATAAAATACGCAATGAGTATGCCGAGTTGTTGAACCTCATCTCCAATTTAAAAGATATATTGGAGCACCGCCACCTCCGCACCGAGATTATCAAAAAAGAATTGCTGGAACTCAAAAGCAACTACGGTGATGCTCGCCGCACGGAAATCAACTACGAAGATGGCGAAATCTCTATGGAAGATATTATTCCGAATGAGGAGGTAGCAATTACCATTTCGCATTTGGGCTATGTAAAACGTACCCTGCTCGCCGAATACCGCGAACAAAACCGAGGCGGCAAAGGCTCAAAGGGCAGCAACACGCGCGAAGAAGATTTTATTGAAAACATCTTTATTGCCAAAAATCACAACTACTTATTGCTGTTTACAGAGAAAGGACGTTGCTTTTGGATGAAAGCCTATCAGGTGCCGGAAGGTACAAAAATATCCAAAGGGCGCGCCATTCAAAATCTCATCAACCTACCGAATGATGATAAAGTGCTGGCATATATTAATGTAGAGAGCCTGAAAGAAGCGGCTTATTTGCAATCGCATTATATTATTTTCTGTACCAAAAACGGCATTATCAAAAAAACAAGTTTGGAGGATTACTCGCGTCCGCGCCAAAACGGTATCAATGCCATTGCTATCCGCGAAGACGACCGTCTCATCGAGTGCCGCATTACTGATGGCGACAGCGAAATTTTCTTGGCTTCTTCTTCGGGCAAAGCGGCGCGTTTTCACGAAGAAAAAGTGCGTGAAGTGGGCAGAAACAGCATCGGTGTGAAAGGTATGGAAATAGATTCCGACATAGAATCTATTATAGGAATGATTTGCATTGCACAAGCTGACAAAGATAAAACTACAGTGTTGGTGGTATCGGAACGCGGCTATGGAAAACGCTCCGAAGTAGAAGAATACCGCCTCACCAATCGCGGCGCAAAAGGCGTGAAAACTTTGAATGTAACTGAAAAAACAGGCAATTTGATAGCAATGAAAGATGTAACAGCAGGCGATGGCTTGATGATTATCAATAAATCAGGCTTGACAATACGCTTGGCAGTGGACAGTATTTCGGTGCAGGGCAGAGCCACACAGGGCGTGCGCCTCATCAGCTTGCGCGAAGGAGACGAAATAGCAAGCGTGACGCGCATCAAAAGAGGCAGCGATGACGAAGAAGGAGTAAATGAAGAGTTGAGCAACAGCGAAGTGCCACCGACCGAAGCAAACGATAACAATGATAACACCGAAGCATAA